agaccccacaacaaggagtgtcgagttttatcaggaagaagggctccccggccatttcacaatcggcttgccgactatcgatgacatggtcgtagacgatgaacaagaagacgcgggcatggatggagacaatgcagaagatgaagctgaggatgtctgtgccccggaagacctgagtttgctcgaggcgttcaaagcagggattGTCCTCGATGAAGATGGACGACgtccaggtttcattgatgattattggttcgccgagcctcgatgacgatgaggagacacgcggtccaatcacggatggcgacacaaagcacgatctatgtagtagtaattgtgaggctagcctatttgtaataactccgtgtaatagagattgtctagctaggttatttgtaagaactccgtgctatgtttgagagaactctatggtagctatttgttgcttccactaattaattaatgttcatccttttgcattatttgttgctttcattaatgttcatctacttatatttctgttgctttcactaatatttatctctttacaatattgcgtactaataaaccactctcttcatttgtgtttgcaggtgattgaagcatgccgccaaaaaaaaggggtggcggtcttaaaaagaagctcaaggacttggtaggtgtagggaCTTCGAGGCGGGGCCCCCCACCTAgcccccctcctagcccccctcctgtcgctcccacagggcggcctcgtaggaagaatgcgacgcgggtactcactcctagtcctagcccccctcccgcagccgatgatgatgacgaggaggaggaggtgggtggggaggaccaggaggaggaggtgggtggggaggaccaggaggaggaggggggtggggaggaccaggaggaggagggggacgaggaggacctctcggaggatgaggggttggggaacttagtgttcgatcctgatccaagcctagagtggtgtgagccggaggattaccagtacgttccagctttggagaggctgaggccacgtgataggaagccatatcggcgtgggataacacagctccccTCGCTGAGAAGCTGGCGCTATGTGCACGTTGTTCTTgtgccctatggaaggaggtacatgttattttttggcatttcgttatcgcaattttgtcattatcaaaattattatcacatacatattgatgttgtcgtttcatggtgcagctcgttccagtttgaagacccgacgcagagaccgccacgtgggtactcgaacatccttgggggcctacttaggtggtatttccctgggatagtcaacttccctactggtggctgcgacgtagcttggaggtgggcgcactacagcctcgcggaagatcctcttggccgcggcaccgcggcggatatggttgttgccaaattctgggtacgtgacttttgacttcttaccattcatacactctccttggttcacaataattgcactaatgccccttgttttacctatgtgcatggttgcagaaatacttcaagagggccgagggcaaggagaatgcgtgcgatgatgtcctacaccagcttgcaaggaagagggtgattggcatgcactacgaggcacgtattcaatgcgtccgcgactggcacgccgaccgcttcgtccacatgagtaaggaggacgctcgcgacacgctcatgcagccgtggcagtacttgcaggtatttgcatttatgtgttattgatttctttatcgccatgtagtttattttaccataatgggtttatcttgtgcatgtagaaccctcctcagtacgtcggcaacgacgataggtgctttcgtgcgatggtcatgtggtggacatgcccccagtacctcaagaagcacgaggagggcaaggcgaagcgggcagagatgcgaggtggatcgcatatccaaggcagcatccccatctctcttcacctgcagaaggaggtgagcaaattaatggttccttcattctttgaattcatgttatatatttgttaactccgcaagggtgtgtcacttcactcaattacatgttctctttttgCGGGAAGTCGGGACAGGAGCGAAGCCTcaacgtctttgccgtgctaaagaagatgaagcaaaggaagacgcccGATCCCGAGACGGGGTCCttgtgggttaacccgcaatccgagacccgTGCACGgcgtatgtctccaagttcaagcgaagcacggcgaggacgccaatccagaggccgaggactttgaccacgaggtcgcggtgcttgcgggagaaggcttgaagcatggccgcctatggtttggtgacgggtgcgtcgacccagcgagggttccctctctccgccagatccgtcgtggtcgtaagagcggccagcctgaggtagagccccggccacgggcttcggatctagctgtcgagcggttacgggtatgttcttcctcgggtctctacatttcctttacatgctttccattgaaatgttaatgacatcgcggcaacacaacgtaggaggagatggcagcgaaggagcaggcggcccaggagcaaaGGGCGCAGAGATGGAGCAGCAGATTCTGCGGTACAGCAGCAGCAGACACGAGATGATGCGGCAGATGCAACAGCAAGACAGATGATGCAGCAGAAGCAGTACAGATGAGCTGGCTCATGAGCCagacggctct
This region of Lolium perenne isolate Kyuss_39 chromosome 2, Kyuss_2.0, whole genome shotgun sequence genomic DNA includes:
- the LOC139835398 gene encoding uncharacterized protein, which gives rise to MVVAKFWKYFKRAEGKENACDDVLHQLARKRVIGMHYEARIQCVRDWHADRFVHMSKEDARDTLMQPWQYLQNPPQYVGNDDRCFRAMVMWWTCPQYLKKHEEGKAKRAEMRGGSHIQGSIPISLHLQKEVSKLMVPSFFEFMLYIC